The proteins below come from a single Ochotona princeps isolate mOchPri1 chromosome 6, mOchPri1.hap1, whole genome shotgun sequence genomic window:
- the LOC131480538 gene encoding poly(rC)-binding protein 2-like isoform X1: MDTGVIEGGLNVTLTIRLLMHGKEVGSIIGKKGESVKKMREESGARINISEGNCPERIITLAGPTNAIFKAFAMIIDKLEEDISSSMTNSTAASRPPVTLRLVVPASQCGSLIGKGGCKIKEIRESTGAQVQVAGDMLPNSTERAITIAGIPQSIIECVKQICVVMLESPPKGVTIPYRPKPSSSPVIFAGGQDRYSTGSDSASFPHTTPSMCLNPDLEGPPLEAYTIQGQYAIPQPDLTKLHQLAMQQSHFPMTHGNTGFSGIESSSPEVKGYWAGLDASAQTTSHELTTPNDLIGCIIGRQGAKINEIRQMSGAQIKIANPVEGSTDRQVTITGSAASISLAQYLINVRLSSETGGMGSS, from the coding sequence ATGGACACCGGTGTGATTGAAGGTGGATTAAATGTCACTCTCACTATTCGGCTACTTATGCATGGCAAGGAAGTTGGCAGTATTATTGGAAAGAAAGGAGAATCTGTTAAGAAGATGCGCGAGGAGAGCGGTGCACGGATCAACATCTCAGAGGGGAATTGTCCTGAGAGAATTATCACTTTGGCTGGACCCACTAATGCCATCTTCAAAGCCTTTGCTATGATCATTGACAAACTGGAAGAGGACATCAGCAGCTCTATGACCAACAGCACAGCTGCCAGCAGACCTCCAGTTACCCTGAGGCTTGTGGTTCCTGCAAGTCAGTGTGGCTCTCTCATTGGAAAGGGTGGTTGCAAGATCAAGGAAATACGAGAGAGTACAGGGGCTcaggtgcaggtggcaggggacaTGCTCCCCAACTCAACCGAGCGCGCCATCACTATTGCTGGCATTCCTCAGTCGATCATTGAGTGTGTTAAACAGATCTGCGTGGTCATGTTGGAGTCCCCCCCGAAGGGCGTGACCATCCCGTACCGGCCCAAGCCGTCCAGTTCTCCGGTCATCTTTGCAGGTGGTCAGGACAGGTACAGCACAGGCAGCGACAGTGCGAGCTTTCCCCACACCACCCCGTCCATGTGCCTCAACCCTGACCTGGAGGGACCACCTCTAGAGGCTTATACCATTCAAGGACAGTATGCCATTCCACAGCCAGATTTGACCAAGCTGCACCAGTTGGCAATGCAACAGTCCCATTTTCCCATGACGCATGGCAACACCGGATTCAGTGGCATTGAATCCAGCTCTCCAGAGGTGAAAGGCTATTGGGCAGGTCTGGATGCATCTGCTCAGACTACTTCTCATGAACTCACCACTCCAAATGATCTGATTGGCTGCATTATTGGGCGTCAAGGCGCCAAAATCAATGAGATCCGTCAGATGTCTGGGGCGCAGATCAAAATTGCGAACCCAGTAGAAGGATCTACTGACAGGCAGGTTACCATCACCGGATCTGCTGCCAGCATTAGCCTGGCTCAGTATCTAATCAATGTCAGGCTTTCCTCGGAGACGGGTGGCATGGGGAGCAGCTAG
- the LOC131480538 gene encoding poly(rC)-binding protein 2-like isoform X2, whose product MDTGVIEGGLNVTLTIRLLMHGKEVGSIIGKKGESVKKMREESGARINISEGNCPERIITLAGPTNAIFKAFAMIIDKLEEDISSSMTNSTAASRPPVTLRLVVPASQCGSLIGKGGCKIKEIRESTGAQVQVAGDMLPNSTERAITIAGIPQSIIECVKQICVVMLESPPKGVTIPYRPKPSSSPVIFAGGQDRYSTGSDSASFPHTTPSMCLNPDLEGPPLEAYTIQGQYAIPQPDLTKLHQLAMQQSHFPMTHGNTGFSGLDASAQTTSHELTTPNDLIGCIIGRQGAKINEIRQMSGAQIKIANPVEGSTDRQVTITGSAASISLAQYLINVRLSSETGGMGSS is encoded by the exons ATGGACACCGGTGTGATTGAAGGTGGATTAAATGTCACTCTCACTATTCGGCTACTTATGCATGGCAAGGAAGTTGGCAGTATTATTGGAAAGAAAGGAGAATCTGTTAAGAAGATGCGCGAGGAGAGCGGTGCACGGATCAACATCTCAGAGGGGAATTGTCCTGAGAGAATTATCACTTTGGCTGGACCCACTAATGCCATCTTCAAAGCCTTTGCTATGATCATTGACAAACTGGAAGAGGACATCAGCAGCTCTATGACCAACAGCACAGCTGCCAGCAGACCTCCAGTTACCCTGAGGCTTGTGGTTCCTGCAAGTCAGTGTGGCTCTCTCATTGGAAAGGGTGGTTGCAAGATCAAGGAAATACGAGAGAGTACAGGGGCTcaggtgcaggtggcaggggacaTGCTCCCCAACTCAACCGAGCGCGCCATCACTATTGCTGGCATTCCTCAGTCGATCATTGAGTGTGTTAAACAGATCTGCGTGGTCATGTTGGAGTCCCCCCCGAAGGGCGTGACCATCCCGTACCGGCCCAAGCCGTCCAGTTCTCCGGTCATCTTTGCAGGTGGTCAGGACAGGTACAGCACAGGCAGCGACAGTGCGAGCTTTCCCCACACCACCCCGTCCATGTGCCTCAACCCTGACCTGGAGGGACCACCTCTAGAGGCTTATACCATTCAAGGACAGTATGCCATTCCACAGCCAGATTTGACCAAGCTGCACCAGTTGGCAATGCAACAGTCCCATTTTCCCATGACGCATGGCAACACCGGATTCAGTG GTCTGGATGCATCTGCTCAGACTACTTCTCATGAACTCACCACTCCAAATGATCTGATTGGCTGCATTATTGGGCGTCAAGGCGCCAAAATCAATGAGATCCGTCAGATGTCTGGGGCGCAGATCAAAATTGCGAACCCAGTAGAAGGATCTACTGACAGGCAGGTTACCATCACCGGATCTGCTGCCAGCATTAGCCTGGCTCAGTATCTAATCAATGTCAGGCTTTCCTCGGAGACGGGTGGCATGGGGAGCAGCTAG